The region CATATTGAATCGGATTATATCCCAGTTTTACTACTATTTCCCCTTATGTATCAAAATTGATACACTTTAAAAAACAATATCAATATTCATTGACAACCTTACAAGTTTCAATATATTGTATCTGACAGGGAAATAGAAATTGAAAGAGCCGTAAGATTCATGGCTGTCTGGAAAAGAGAGAGTCGGTTTTACGGGACAAGGCTGGAAAATCAAGAGGTTTTCTGTAGGAATGATTTTTAAACTGATAGGGTTTCTAATCGGCTTGAAGAGGCCGGTAATTTGTGGCGCCGGGGAATTAAACTTCTCCACATCACGGATAAGCAAAAATGACGATTCCAGTAACCATAATGGTTACAGATGGAAAAATGAATTAAAAGGTTCTTTGAAAACTGTTCAGAACATTTTCGCAGAATCTACAGGTATTGCAATACCGGTTCAAGTTCATTCGATAGCAACAAGATAGAATAGACCTTTCAGTTTAATGGATCGCTCCTCGGGATCCTTCATATCCAGTCTTGTATTTGCCTAATGGTCAAAGGACTTAGCGCCTTTTTTTAGGAGAGATATGAGATGAACGGTACTTCGACACTAACCTACTTCGGTATCAGCCTTGCGGCATTCGGGCTTGGTTTCGCGGTGAACTGGCTGATCGAATCAAGAAAAATAATGAAAGCCAAGAACAAGGCCGCACAGATACTTCGAAACGCGAAGAAGGACGCGGATAACATCATGCGCGACTCCCTTCTTGAATCGAAGGAAGCGATACTCAAGGTGCGCAATGAATTCGAAAAAGAGATGCGCGAATCAAAGCGGGAACAGATGAACACCGACAGGCGTCTGCAACAGAGGCAGAATACGCTCGACAGGAAACTGGATCAGATAGAACAGCGTGAAAACGAGTTTGAAGCCAGGGAAAAAGAGCTACAGCACCAGATGGACAAGGCTAAAGCCTCCGAAAAAAGATATGAGGACATGCTGTCGGAACAGATCGCCAGGATGGAAAAAATCGCCAACATGTCGAGCACAGAAGCAAAGGATGAACTCAAAAACCAGCTTTACGAACAGGCCCGAAATGAATCCGCAATGACCATTAAAAAAATAGACGACCAGGCAAAGGCAGAAGCTCATATCAAGGCGCAGAAGACTATCGGACTTGCAATACAGAGGTGCGCGGCCGACACGGTAGCGGAATCCACAGTCTCGGTAGTGCCGCTTGAGGGTGACGAAATGAAGGGGCGCATTATCGGTCGCGAAGGGCGAAACATCAAGGCTATCGAAACCCTCACTGGCGTAGACCTCATAATCGACGATACTCCGGAAGCGGTCATCCTTTCATGCTACGACCCTATCAAAAGGGAGATCGCCCGCCGTGCGCTGGAAAAACTTATTCATGACGGACGAATTCATCCGGCCCGCATCGAAGACATTATCAACAAGGTCAAGAAGGAGCTCGACAGGGCGATCATCGAGGAGGGTGAGAAGGCGGCGCTGGAAGTCGGTTGCGACGGCATCCACCCCGAGATCATCAAATCTCTTGGGCGCCTGAAATACAGAACCTCATATTCGCAGAACGTGCTTCTCCATTCCAAAGAGGTAGCGTATCTCGCGGGGATGATGGCCGCGGAACTAGGACTGGATGAAAAAGTTGCCCGCAGGGCGGGACTCCTTCA is a window of Nitrospinota bacterium DNA encoding:
- the rny gene encoding ribonuclease Y, translating into MNGTSTLTYFGISLAAFGLGFAVNWLIESRKIMKAKNKAAQILRNAKKDADNIMRDSLLESKEAILKVRNEFEKEMRESKREQMNTDRRLQQRQNTLDRKLDQIEQRENEFEAREKELQHQMDKAKASEKRYEDMLSEQIARMEKIANMSSTEAKDELKNQLYEQARNESAMTIKKIDDQAKAEAHIKAQKTIGLAIQRCAADTVAESTVSVVPLEGDEMKGRIIGREGRNIKAIETLTGVDLIIDDTPEAVILSCYDPIKREIARRALEKLIHDGRIHPARIEDIINKVKKELDRAIIEEGEKAALEVGCDGIHPEIIKSLGRLKYRTSYSQNVLLHSKEVAYLAGMMAAELGLDEKVARRAGLLHDIGKATSHEVEGKHTTIGADLARRYQEKPIVINSIESHHEDVEAESVIATLVAAADALSASRPGARSEMLEAYVKRLKQLEEITNSFAGVEKTFAIQAGREIRVSVLPDKIDDGKAYILAKDIAKKIENEMSYPGEIKVTVIRETRVTEFAR